The genomic region GGATAATAATTTTTTCTTTTTCCTACACTTACAAATCCTATTTTTTCATAAAAATATCTTGCTATTTCATTACTTTCTCTAACTTCTAAAAATAAATTTTGCTCCCAATTATTTAAATAAAAATTTATTAACTGTTCACCTATTTTCTTATTTCTAAACTCTTTTTTTACAGCTATCTTCATTATTTCATAAAGATCGTATGAATCATGCAAAATTAAATATCCTTTTACATCTTCATCAAAAACTAAAATCTTATATTCTTTTTTATTTACCATATCTTTTAAAGTTTCAAAAGTATAGTAACTTTCTATAAATATTTCTTGTTCTAATAAATTAATTTTTTTTAATATCTCTTCATCATGCTTATTAATTTCTATAATCATTTATTTTAATAGTCCTATTCTATTTAATGGCCAAAATCTTACAAGAGCTTTCCCTTTAATTCTGCTATCTTTTACAAATCCCCACATTCTTGAATCATAACTACCATTTGTATTATCACCTAAAGCTAAATAATAATCTTCATCTAAGGTTTTTGTCACTGTTTCACCTTTTAATAATTTATTTAAAACCTCTTGGTCATGTATAAAATCAAGTATCATTCCTGTTGGTACTCCATTTACTAAAAATTTTACATCTGGTAATAGTTGAGACACATAAGCTCCATTCTCTTTTAAAAGACTCTGAACTTTCGCTACATCAATATTTTCTTTTTCAAATGTATCATTATAATTTTGTCCAGGTTCAATTGTTATTATATCCCCCTTTTTAGGAACTATCCATTCATTGTAACTTAGCTCTCCTAAAGGAGTATACTCTCTATCTGATATCTTCTTTCCATCTATAAATAATCTATCGTATTTTATTTGTACTTTTTCTCCGGGTAATCCCATTAACCTTTTAGTATATAAAACTTTATCCTCAATAGGTTCTTTAAAAACAATTATATCTTCTCTTTCTGGAGCTTTAAAATTATATACTACCATATTTCCAAAAAGTCTATCTTTAGGAACAATAGTTGGTATCATTGATCCAGTTGGTACTAAAAAATTTCCTATGTAGAATTTTTGAATAATTAAAACTAAAATTAGTGCACTTCCTAAACTTTCAACTAATTTAATAGTTTTTCTTAAAATCTTTTCAGATGTTTTCCCATTTAAATTAAATTTATTAACAAGGTAATCTTCAAATATGGTTCTTTTTTTATCTATTTTAGCAACAATCTTTTTTTCTTTTACAAATATGTATATAAAAAATGCTGTTAAAATTACATAAAATATTGTATTTAAAATTATATTCTCTCTGCTCATAAATCCACTCCTCTAGTCAATTTGTTTATATTTTAACACAAAAAAAAGAAAAAAGCTAAGGAATTGTTCTTCCTTAGCTTTAGAAATCTTACTTTCTGATCTCTTTGATTCTTGCTTTCTTTCCAGAAAGTCCTCTTAAGTAGTAAAGTTTTGATCTTCTTACTTTTCCGATCTTTAAAACTTCGATCTTATCGATCATTGGTGAGTTCATAGGGATAATTCTCTCTACTCCAATTCCACCAGTTACTTTTCTTATTGTGAAAGTCTTAGCGATTCCTCCACCATTTACTCTAATTACAACACCTTCGAATAACTGTATTCTCTCTTTGTTACCCTCTACAACCTTGTAGTAAACTCCGATAGTATCTCCAGCTTTGAATTCTGGAATGTCGTTTCTTAAGTAGTTTTGCTCTACTAATTGAATTAATTTTTCTTTCATTTTAGCCTCCCTGAATATTCATTTAATATTCCATTAAAGCGGAATATTCGTTTTAATAACTATATAAGTGTATCATAAAATATTAACTTTGTCAATTTAGAAGATTAAAATTTG from Cetobacterium somerae ATCC BAA-474 harbors:
- the rplS gene encoding 50S ribosomal protein L19, translated to MKEKLIQLVEQNYLRNDIPEFKAGDTIGVYYKVVEGNKERIQLFEGVVIRVNGGGIAKTFTIRKVTGGIGVERIIPMNSPMIDKIEVLKIGKVRRSKLYYLRGLSGKKARIKEIRK
- the lepB gene encoding signal peptidase I, with translation MSRENIILNTIFYVILTAFFIYIFVKEKKIVAKIDKKRTIFEDYLVNKFNLNGKTSEKILRKTIKLVESLGSALILVLIIQKFYIGNFLVPTGSMIPTIVPKDRLFGNMVVYNFKAPEREDIIVFKEPIEDKVLYTKRLMGLPGEKVQIKYDRLFIDGKKISDREYTPLGELSYNEWIVPKKGDIITIEPGQNYNDTFEKENIDVAKVQSLLKENGAYVSQLLPDVKFLVNGVPTGMILDFIHDQEVLNKLLKGETVTKTLDEDYYLALGDNTNGSYDSRMWGFVKDSRIKGKALVRFWPLNRIGLLK
- a CDS encoding GNAT family N-acetyltransferase — its product is MIIEINKHDEEILKKINLLEQEIFIESYYTFETLKDMVNKKEYKILVFDEDVKGYLILHDSYDLYEIMKIAVKKEFRNKKIGEQLINFYLNNWEQNLFLEVRESNEIARYFYEKIGFVSVGKRKNYYPNGETAILMSLERN